Part of the Apium graveolens cultivar Ventura unplaced genomic scaffold, ASM990537v1 ctg521, whole genome shotgun sequence genome, ATAGAGAATAAACATACCATCCTTAATTTCCGGAAGCCAATCTTTGACACACATCAAAAGGGATCTGTCTCTTAGTATTAAATTTGGTTTGAGACAAAGCAATTGTAAACTTCTCATCCCTTTGGGCAGAAGATCCAATATATCTTGCAGTCTTTTGAATTTTTTCAATTAAATGATCTACCATCTCCAAGCCACTCTTAACAATCAAATTAAGAATATGTGCAACACAACGCATGTGAAACATGTCACCATTGTGAACAAGTGCTCTTTTACCATTTAACCAATTTTTTATTCCTAAAAGCATCCCTGAATTATTAGAAGCATTATCAACAACAATTGAGGACAACTTGTTATCAATATTCCACTCTAAAATTCTCTCTTTTAACCACACACTTAAATTTACACCAACAAGAGGATAAGGGACAAAACGAAAAGAAATAACTCGTTTGTGCAATACTCAGTCATCGTCAATATAGTGACAAGTAACACAGAAATAAGATCTATTTTGATGCTTTGGCTTCCACCCATCAGTGGTGAGACTAACTCTAGATGTCAAGTTTTCAATGTCCTTATAAATTCTATCTTTCTCAGTTGCATACACATCCAATAGATCAGATTTTACGGTATTTCTGGACCGATGTTTATAAGAGGGCGTTATATAAGATACCCAAAGACGAAAATAATCATATTCTGCCATTAAAAAAGGCAAATCATGTTTGGTAGTCATTTTAGCAAATAAAGCCCTCTCAATAGCAGGATCGAACTTATGAACCCCTAATTTTGGCCCAGAACCCTCATTACTGA contains:
- the LOC141702485 gene encoding uncharacterized protein LOC141702485 isoform X1; amino-acid sequence: MCLGFLLMEQGHASSSTPSVSSSSVGMISIKCAENVSKSSDLDCVIVSQEGVLAAENTQNQENPAKRKKPLKSEVWNHFDRFEIDTKGMLLGIKNWLNGKRALVHNGDMFHMRCVAHILNLIVKSGLEMVDHLIEKIQKTARYIGSSAQRDEKFTIALSQTKFNTKRQIPFDVCQRLASGN